The proteins below are encoded in one region of Lactuca sativa cultivar Salinas chromosome 3, Lsat_Salinas_v11, whole genome shotgun sequence:
- the LOC111907802 gene encoding uncharacterized protein LOC111907802 isoform X3, whose protein sequence is MGDLHWSMYIHGHNMRHSLGYNHLFKNLPRRQIKKLFDHSFTRTGLKRTQKVKKSFVKVGYQRMESESKLVCVLFMGMVTLEPFCLKVLGETGSRGSSTPSTVDAIKNWQKSIPKNSSETCNNPSSTDSAFECLNFLSKWLYCSQIHAKLLLTAATCINQRRSLSSFSYVLYKTID, encoded by the exons ATGGGTGATTTACATTGGAGTATGTATATTCATGGGCACAACATGAGACATTCTCTGGGTTACAACCATTTATTCAAGAATCTACCGCGTAGGCAGATAAAGAAACTCTTCGACCACAGTTTCACTAGAAC TGGCTTGAAACGAACTCAAAAGGTTAAGAAATCTTTtgtaaaagttggttaccaaaggATGGAGTCAGAATCAAAGCTGGTGTGTGTTTTGTTCATGGGCATGGTGACACTTGAACCTTTTTGTTTGAAG GTATTGGGAGAAACCGGGAGTAGAGGATCATCAACACCATCGACGGTAGATGCTATCAAGAACTGGCAAAAATCTATCCCAAAAAACTCATCAGAAACATGTAACAATCCGTCCTCTACAGATTCTGCTTTTGAATGCCTTAATTTCTTAAGCAAATGGTTGTACTGCAGTCAGATTCATGCAAAACTGTTGTTGACAGCTGCAACATGCATAAATCAGAGAAGGTCATTGTCGTCCTTTTCGTatgtattatataaaactatagattaa
- the LOC111907802 gene encoding uncharacterized protein LOC111907802 isoform X2, with translation MQRHSYKRLGSFCKCSSLFPSYLYFILPSPHGHCQIMGDLHWSMYIHGHNMRHSLGYNHLFKNLPRRQIKKLFDHSFTRTGLKRTQKVKKSFVKVGYQRMESESKLVCVLFMGMVTLEPFCLKVLGETGSRGSSTPSTVDAIKNWQKSIPKNSSETCNNPSSTDSAFECLNFLSKWLYCSQIHAKLLLTAATCINQRRSLSSFSYVLYKTID, from the exons ATGCAACGTCATAGTTACAAAAGGCTTGGTAGCTTTTGCAAGTGCAG TTCGCTTTTTCCATCTTATCTTTACTTCATACTACCATCACCACATGGACACTGTCAAATAATGGGTGATTTACATTGGAGTATGTATATTCATGGGCACAACATGAGACATTCTCTGGGTTACAACCATTTATTCAAGAATCTACCGCGTAGGCAGATAAAGAAACTCTTCGACCACAGTTTCACTAGAAC TGGCTTGAAACGAACTCAAAAGGTTAAGAAATCTTTtgtaaaagttggttaccaaaggATGGAGTCAGAATCAAAGCTGGTGTGTGTTTTGTTCATGGGCATGGTGACACTTGAACCTTTTTGTTTGAAG GTATTGGGAGAAACCGGGAGTAGAGGATCATCAACACCATCGACGGTAGATGCTATCAAGAACTGGCAAAAATCTATCCCAAAAAACTCATCAGAAACATGTAACAATCCGTCCTCTACAGATTCTGCTTTTGAATGCCTTAATTTCTTAAGCAAATGGTTGTACTGCAGTCAGATTCATGCAAAACTGTTGTTGACAGCTGCAACATGCATAAATCAGAGAAGGTCATTGTCGTCCTTTTCGTatgtattatataaaactatagattaa
- the LOC111907802 gene encoding uncharacterized protein LOC111907802 isoform X4, producing MQRHSYKRLGSFCKCSSLFPSYLYFILPSPHGHCQIMGDLHWSMYIHGHNMRHSLGYNHLFKNLPRRQIKKLFDHSFTRTGLKRTQKVKKSFVKVGYQRMESESKLVCVLFMGMVTLEPFCLKGHSG from the exons ATGCAACGTCATAGTTACAAAAGGCTTGGTAGCTTTTGCAAGTGCAG TTCGCTTTTTCCATCTTATCTTTACTTCATACTACCATCACCACATGGACACTGTCAAATAATGGGTGATTTACATTGGAGTATGTATATTCATGGGCACAACATGAGACATTCTCTGGGTTACAACCATTTATTCAAGAATCTACCGCGTAGGCAGATAAAGAAACTCTTCGACCACAGTTTCACTAGAAC TGGCTTGAAACGAACTCAAAAGGTTAAGAAATCTTTtgtaaaagttggttaccaaaggATGGAGTCAGAATCAAAGCTGGTGTGTGTTTTGTTCATGGGCATGGTGACACTTGAACCTTTTTGTTTGAAG GGACATAGTGGTTGA
- the LOC111907802 gene encoding uncharacterized protein LOC111907802 isoform X5 translates to MQRHSYKRLGSFCKCSSLFPSYLYFILPSPHGHCQIMGDLHWSMYIHGHNMRHSLGYNHLFKNLPRRQIKKLFDHSFTRTGLKRTQKVKKSFVKVGYQRMESESKLVCVLFMGMVTLEPFCLKEKSI, encoded by the exons ATGCAACGTCATAGTTACAAAAGGCTTGGTAGCTTTTGCAAGTGCAG TTCGCTTTTTCCATCTTATCTTTACTTCATACTACCATCACCACATGGACACTGTCAAATAATGGGTGATTTACATTGGAGTATGTATATTCATGGGCACAACATGAGACATTCTCTGGGTTACAACCATTTATTCAAGAATCTACCGCGTAGGCAGATAAAGAAACTCTTCGACCACAGTTTCACTAGAAC TGGCTTGAAACGAACTCAAAAGGTTAAGAAATCTTTtgtaaaagttggttaccaaaggATGGAGTCAGAATCAAAGCTGGTGTGTGTTTTGTTCATGGGCATGGTGACACTTGAACCTTTTTGTTTGAAG GAGAAAAGCATATGA